The Budorcas taxicolor isolate Tak-1 chromosome 2, Takin1.1, whole genome shotgun sequence genome window below encodes:
- the GPBAR1 gene encoding G-protein coupled bile acid receptor 1, with protein sequence MVQMLWGWVCLTRDKHSCPERVRQACLLLLQVSPVPRPKMTPNSTREVPSPVPAGALGLSLALASLIVAANLLLALGIAGDRRLRSPPAGCFFLSLLLAGLLTGLALPALPVLWSQSRRGYWSCLFLYLAPNFCFLSLLANLLLVHGERYMAVLRPLRPRGSMRLALLLTWAAPLLFASLPALGWNHWAPGGNCSSQAVFPAPYLYLEIYGLLLPAVGAAALLSVRVLVTAHRQLQDIRRLERAVCRGAPSALARALTWRQARAQAGATLLFGLCWGPYVATLLLSVLAFEQRPPLGPGTLLSLVSLGSGSAAAVPVAMGLGDQRYTAPWRVAAQRWLRMLRGRPQGSPGPSTAYHTSSQSSVDLDLN encoded by the exons ATGGTCCAAATGCTGTGGGGATGGGTGTGTCTAACCAGAGACAAACACAGCTGCCCAGAGAGGGTCAGGCAG GCATGCCTGCTGCTGCTCCAGGTCTCCCCCGTCCCCAGGCCCAAGATGACACCCAACAGCACCAGGGAGGTGCCCAGCCCCGTTcctgcaggggccctggggctCTCCCTGGCCCTGGCAAGCCTCATCGTCGCTGCCAACCTGCTCCTGGCCCTGGGCATCGCCGGGGACCGCCGCCTGCGCAGCCCGCCCGCTGGCTGCTTCTTCCTGAGCCTGCTGCTGGCAGGGCTGCTCACCGGGCTGGCGCTGCCCGCGCTGCCCGTCCTGTGGAGCCAGAGCCGCCGGGGCTACTGGTCCTGCCTCTTCCTCTACTTGGCTCCCAACTTCTGCTTCCTCTCCCTTCTCGCCAACCTCCTGCTGGTGCACGGGGAGCGCTACATGGCCGTGCTGCGGCCCCTGCGGCCCCGCGGGAGCATGCGGCTGGCCCTGCTCCTCACCTGGGCTGCCCCCTTGCTCTTTGCCAGCCTGCCTGCCCTGGGCTGGAACCACTGGGCGCCTGGTGGCAACTGTAGCTCCCAGGCCGTCTTCCCAGCCCCCTACCTCTACCTCGAAATCTATGGGCTCCTGCTGCCGGCTGTGGGTGCAGCCGCCCTCCTCTCGGTCCGCGTGCTGGTCACTGCGCACCGCCAGCTGCAGGACATCCGCCGGCTGGAGCGGGCCGTGTGCCGCGGGGCGCCCTCAGCTCTGGCCCGGGCCCTCACCTGGCGGCAGGCCAGGGCGCAGGCCGGGGCCACGTTGctctttgggctgtgctggggccCCTACGTGGCCACCCTGCTGCTCTCTGTCCTGGCTTTTGAGCAGCGCCCGCCACTGGGGCCTGGAACTCTGCTGTCCCTCGTCTCACTGGGCAGCGGCAGTGCGGCGGCTGTGCCCGTGGCCATGGGGCTGGGTGATCAGCGCTACACGGCCCCCTGGAGGGTGGCCGCCCAGAGGTGGCTCCGGATGCTGCGGGGCAGACCCCAGGGCAGTCCTGGCCCCAGCACCGCCTACCATACCAGCAGCCAAAGCAGCGTGGACCTCGACTTGAACTAG
- the AAMP gene encoding angio-associated migratory cell protein isoform X1, giving the protein MESESESGAAADTPPLETLSFHGDEEIIEVVELDPGPPDPADDLVQEMEDVDFEEEEEEEGNEEGWVLEPQEGVVGSMEGPDDSEVTFALHSASVFCVSLDPKTNTLAVTGGEDDKAFVWRLSDGELLFECAGHKDSVTCAGFSHDSTLVATGDMSGLLKVWQVDTKEEVWSFEAGDLEWMEWHPRAPVLLAGTADGNTWMWKVPTGDCKTFQGPNCPATCGRVLPDGKRAVVGYEDGTIRIWDLKQGNSIHVLKGTEGHQGPLTCVATNQDGSLILTGSVDCQAKLVSATTGKVVGVFRPETVASQPSLGEGEESESNSVESLGFCSVMPLAAVGYLDGTLAIYDLSTQTLRHQCQHQSGIVQLLWEAGTAVVYTCSLDGIVRLWDARTGRLLTDYRGHTAEILDFALSKDASLVVTTSGDHKAKVFCVQRPDR; this is encoded by the exons ATGGAGTCCGAATCGGAGAGCGGGGCCGCTGCTGACACCCCCCCGTTGGAGACTCTAAGCTTCCATGGTGACGAAGAGATTATCGAGGTGGTAGAACTGGACCCTGGTCCTCCGGACCCGG CAGACGATCTGGTCCAGGAGATGGAAGATGTGGACTtcgaggaagaggaagaagaagagggcaatgAGGAGGGCTGGGTCCTGGAACCCCAGGAAGGGGTGGTCGGCAGCATGGAGGGCCCCGACGACAGCGAGGTCACTTTTGCATTGCATTCTG CATCAGTGTTCTGTGTGAGCCTGGACCCCAAGACCAACACCTTGGCAGTGACAGGAGGCGAAGACgacaaagcctttgtgtggaggCTCAGTGATGGGGAACTGCTCTTTGAGTGTGCAG GCCATAAAGACTCCGTGACTTGTGCTGGTTTCAGCCATGACTCTACCCTAGTggccacaggagacatgagtggTCTCTTAAAAGTGTGGCAGGTGGACACAAAGGAGGAGGTCTGGTCGTTTGAAGCAGGAGATCTAGAG TGGATGGAGTGGCACCCTCGGGCACCTGTCCTCCTGGCGGGCACGGCTGATGGCAACACCTGGATGTGGAAGGTTCCGACTGGTGACTGCAAGACCTTCCAGGGCCCCAACTGCCCGGCCACCTGTGGCCGAGTCCTCCCTGATG GGAAGCGTGCTGTAGTTGGCTATGAAGATGGCACCATCAGGATTTGGGACCTGAAGCAGGGAAACTCTATCCACGTACTAAAAG GGACCGAGGGTCACCAGGGCCCTCTGACCTGTGTCGCCACCAACCAGGATGGCAGCCTGATCCTCACTGGCTCTGTGGACTGCCAGGCCAAGCTGGTCAGTGCCACCACTGGCAAG GTGGTGGGCGTTTTCAGACCCGAGACTGTGGCCTCCCAGCCGAgcctgggagaaggggaggagagtgAGTCCAACTCTGTGGAGTCCTTGGGCTTCTGCAGTGT GATGCCTCTGGCAGCTGTTGGCTACCTGGATGGGACCTTGGCCATCTATGACTTGTCCACACAGACCCTTAGGCACCAATGTCAGCACCAG TCGGGCATCGTGCAGCTGCTGTGGGAGGCGGGCACCGCCGTGGTTTACACTTGCAGCCTGGACGGCATTGTGCGCCTCTGGGATGCTCGGACTGGCCGCCTGCTCACTGACTACCGGGGCCACACAGCTGAGATCCTGGACTTTGCCCTTAGCAA AGATGCCTCCTTGGTGGTGACCACGTCAGGAGACCACAAAGCAAAAGTATTTTGTGTCCAGAGACCTGACCGCTAA
- the AAMP gene encoding angio-associated migratory cell protein isoform X2, which produces MESESESGAAADTPPLETLSFHGDEEIIEVVELDPGPPDPDDLVQEMEDVDFEEEEEEEGNEEGWVLEPQEGVVGSMEGPDDSEVTFALHSASVFCVSLDPKTNTLAVTGGEDDKAFVWRLSDGELLFECAGHKDSVTCAGFSHDSTLVATGDMSGLLKVWQVDTKEEVWSFEAGDLEWMEWHPRAPVLLAGTADGNTWMWKVPTGDCKTFQGPNCPATCGRVLPDGKRAVVGYEDGTIRIWDLKQGNSIHVLKGTEGHQGPLTCVATNQDGSLILTGSVDCQAKLVSATTGKVVGVFRPETVASQPSLGEGEESESNSVESLGFCSVMPLAAVGYLDGTLAIYDLSTQTLRHQCQHQSGIVQLLWEAGTAVVYTCSLDGIVRLWDARTGRLLTDYRGHTAEILDFALSKDASLVVTTSGDHKAKVFCVQRPDR; this is translated from the exons ATGGAGTCCGAATCGGAGAGCGGGGCCGCTGCTGACACCCCCCCGTTGGAGACTCTAAGCTTCCATGGTGACGAAGAGATTATCGAGGTGGTAGAACTGGACCCTGGTCCTCCGGACCCGG ACGATCTGGTCCAGGAGATGGAAGATGTGGACTtcgaggaagaggaagaagaagagggcaatgAGGAGGGCTGGGTCCTGGAACCCCAGGAAGGGGTGGTCGGCAGCATGGAGGGCCCCGACGACAGCGAGGTCACTTTTGCATTGCATTCTG CATCAGTGTTCTGTGTGAGCCTGGACCCCAAGACCAACACCTTGGCAGTGACAGGAGGCGAAGACgacaaagcctttgtgtggaggCTCAGTGATGGGGAACTGCTCTTTGAGTGTGCAG GCCATAAAGACTCCGTGACTTGTGCTGGTTTCAGCCATGACTCTACCCTAGTggccacaggagacatgagtggTCTCTTAAAAGTGTGGCAGGTGGACACAAAGGAGGAGGTCTGGTCGTTTGAAGCAGGAGATCTAGAG TGGATGGAGTGGCACCCTCGGGCACCTGTCCTCCTGGCGGGCACGGCTGATGGCAACACCTGGATGTGGAAGGTTCCGACTGGTGACTGCAAGACCTTCCAGGGCCCCAACTGCCCGGCCACCTGTGGCCGAGTCCTCCCTGATG GGAAGCGTGCTGTAGTTGGCTATGAAGATGGCACCATCAGGATTTGGGACCTGAAGCAGGGAAACTCTATCCACGTACTAAAAG GGACCGAGGGTCACCAGGGCCCTCTGACCTGTGTCGCCACCAACCAGGATGGCAGCCTGATCCTCACTGGCTCTGTGGACTGCCAGGCCAAGCTGGTCAGTGCCACCACTGGCAAG GTGGTGGGCGTTTTCAGACCCGAGACTGTGGCCTCCCAGCCGAgcctgggagaaggggaggagagtgAGTCCAACTCTGTGGAGTCCTTGGGCTTCTGCAGTGT GATGCCTCTGGCAGCTGTTGGCTACCTGGATGGGACCTTGGCCATCTATGACTTGTCCACACAGACCCTTAGGCACCAATGTCAGCACCAG TCGGGCATCGTGCAGCTGCTGTGGGAGGCGGGCACCGCCGTGGTTTACACTTGCAGCCTGGACGGCATTGTGCGCCTCTGGGATGCTCGGACTGGCCGCCTGCTCACTGACTACCGGGGCCACACAGCTGAGATCCTGGACTTTGCCCTTAGCAA AGATGCCTCCTTGGTGGTGACCACGTCAGGAGACCACAAAGCAAAAGTATTTTGTGTCCAGAGACCTGACCGCTAA
- the TMBIM1 gene encoding protein lifeguard 3, translating to MSHASAPPPYEDRSPLYPGSLPPGGYGQPSVVPGGYPAYPQPGYGHPAGYPQPMPPVQPMPMNYGPGHGYDGGERAVSDTFGSGDWDDRKVRHAFIRKVYTIISIQLLVTVAIIAVFTFVKPVGDFVRANLAIYYASYAVFLATYLTLICCQGPRRRFPWNIILLILLTLAMAYMTGTISSVYKTKAVIIAMIITAVVSISVTIFCFQTKVDFTSCTGLFCVLAIVMVVTGIITAIVLAFKYVYWLHMVYAAVGAICFTLFLAYDTQMVLGNRRHSISPEDYITGALQIYTDIVHIFTFVLQLVGRQD from the exons ATGTCCCATGCCAGTGCCCCTCCACCATATGAGGATCGCAGCCCCCTATACCCTGGCTCTCTGCCCCCAGGGGGCTATGGGCAGCCGTCTGTCGTGCCCGGGGGGTACCCTGCCTACCCACAGCCTGGCTACGGTCACCCTGCTGGCTACCCACAGCCTATGCCCCCAGTCCAGCCGATGCCCATGAACTATG GCCCAGGCCATGGCTATGATGGCGGGGAGAGAGCAGTGAGTGACACTTTTGGATCTGGAGACTGGGATGACAGGAAAGTCCGACATGCCTTCATCCGAAAG GTTTACACCATCATCTCCATCCAGCTGCTCGTCACGGTGGCCATCATTGCTGTCTTCACCTTCGT GAAGCCGGTCGGTGACTTCGTGAGGGCAAACTTGGCCATCTACTACGCATCCTA TGCTGTCTTCCTGGCCACATACCTGACCCTCATCTGCTGCCAGGGACCCAG ACGCCGTTTCCCATGGAACATCATCCTGCTGATCCTCCTT ACTCTTGCCATGGCCTACATGACTGGCACCATCTCCAG TGTGTATAAAACCAAAGCCGTCATCATCGCAATGATCATCACTGCTGTGGTATCCATTTCAGTCACCATCTTCTGCTTCCAGACCAAG GTGGACTTCACCTCGTGCACAGGCCTCTTCTGTGTCCTGGCAATAGTGATGGTAGTGACTGGGATTATCACTGCCATTGTGCTGGCCTTCAAATAC GTTTACTGGCTGCACATGGTCTATGCTGCTGTGGGGGCCATTTGCTTCACTTTG TTCCTGGCCTATGACACACAGATGGTCCTGGGGAACCGGAGGCACTCCATCAGCCCAGAGGACTACATCACTGGTGCCCTGCAGATCTACACAGATATCGTCCACATCTTCACCTTTGTGTTGCAGCTCGTGGGGAGGCAAGATTAA